One Cupriavidus pauculus genomic window, CGTGCCAGGTCTGCCGACGCTCGTGCTGATCGCTGTCATGGGCGCGAACGCCATCGTCACGGGCGTGCTCGATCTCACCGCCGCAATGCGGCTGAAGCGGCGCGGGCGCAACCACTGGCTGCTGTTTGCCATCGGCATCCTGTCGGTGCTGTTCGGCGTCGTCGTGTTGCTGGCCCCCGGTGCCGGCGCACTCGCCCTCGTCTGGATGGTCAGCACCTACGCGATTGTCACGGGCGTGATGCTCCTCGTCCTGGGCCTTGGCGCGCGGAACTGGCGGTCCGTCCTTCGCAACCGGCGGAACGTCCCACTGCACTCGTGAGGGCGCCGCACGCCCGGCGTCCATCCTCCCTGTGCGCATATCGGAGAACACCATGAAGACCCGCCTGACTTCAGTCGCAAAGCTGTCAACGCTTGTGCTCGCGCTATCCGCTGGGGGCCTGTTGACCGGCACCGCGACCGCGCAGGATCCGCCCATCGCCGGCAAGGCGACGCTCGGGGTAACCGTCACCGAGGCCCAACTGGTGGCAACGGGCTGGCGTGCATCGAAGATGATCCACACCGATGTCTATAACGAAAAGAACGAGAAGATCGGCCGGGTCGATGACCTCATCGTGGCACCGGACGGTTCGCTTTCGACCGCGGTCATCGATGTCGGTGGCTTTCTCGGCGTGGCCACGCATCGTGTCGCGATCCCCGTTCAGCATTTCAAACAGATCGCACCGAAGGCCATTCTCCCCGGCGCAAGCAAGGACGCGCTGAAGAAGCTGCCCGTGTTCGAGTACGCCAAGGGCTGACAGCCCTGCACCTCGAGGGCTCTTTAGCAGGCCCTCTCCCTCAATCCTCAACTGCCCTCTTCAACGGAGATCATCATGGCAACTTGCAGTGTTTGCGGAAAGCCGGCGACCTCGCAGATTACGATTACCGAGAACGGTCAGCGTCGCCAGTTGACGCTGTGCAACCAGCACTACGTCGAGTTCATGGCGCGCAACCAGCGCAGCCTCTCGCCGCTCGAGTCGCTTTTCCGCGGCGGCCTCTTCGATAGCCTCTTCGACGACATGTTGTCGCCGCTGGAAGGCGGCCGGAGCGGCTTGCATGCCGTCGGCAAGGCCGACGAGTCGCGAACAAGTGCCGGGGAGGACGGCAACGGCGACGCAGGTGCGGCCACGCGCGGGGGCTCACCCGGCGGTCGTCCGCGTCGGCATCGCCGCGCGCGCGAAGCCGTCGACCTCCAGACGTTCCTTAGCGAGAGCGGCCTGGACCGCCTGCAGGCTGCCGCCCAAAAGGCTGTCGATCTCGGCAAGTCCGAAGTCGATACCGAACACCTGCTGCTTGCGCTCACCGACAATAACGTGGTGCAGGAGATCTTTCGCGAGTTCAAGCTGGACCCGGAAGAGATAAAGAGGACGGTCGATCAGAGCGCGCC contains:
- a CDS encoding PRC-barrel domain-containing protein, giving the protein MKTRLTSVAKLSTLVLALSAGGLLTGTATAQDPPIAGKATLGVTVTEAQLVATGWRASKMIHTDVYNEKNEKIGRVDDLIVAPDGSLSTAVIDVGGFLGVATHRVAIPVQHFKQIAPKAILPGASKDALKKLPVFEYAKG
- a CDS encoding HdeD family acid-resistance protein, giving the protein MEELLGRAWWMLALRGAAGIVFGVLALLWPGLTLLVLGAMFAAYVVIAGAAAVSAAVRHRAIRSDWWIPLLLGLCSIAAGVIAIAVPGLPTLVLIAVMGANAIVTGVLDLTAAMRLKRRGRNHWLLFAIGILSVLFGVVVLLAPGAGALALVWMVSTYAIVTGVMLLVLGLGARNWRSVLRNRRNVPLHS